Proteins from a genomic interval of Xiphias gladius isolate SHS-SW01 ecotype Sanya breed wild chromosome 23, ASM1685928v1, whole genome shotgun sequence:
- the shtn3 gene encoding shootin-1: protein MLPRSSSAQMEGCEEERDAHMQTECTRLTEERDEAERQLKHIKRVSQMVIEEVSVLQTQLEIEKSCRENAEALATKLNCENRKLKYLSLSSRPCLDELLPSISDCIALETDADADADAADSSPDNFTQYQQQVKELRETVNSLLEEKKNFVCQIHDQQRRIEELITQSEKDQAEMKELRETVEQQRKSIKRFNRVSMMAAQEYEGMKEQLGLEQSLRVTAETYAHEMLVKQKEANRQSMLLLQSVEPSVQLLKALEDVAAITKTLEEERLQHQQKVQSMEAQLEQSCVKKQLETLQRQLELLEVEKKEVEGRLEQAEKKSEELQNRVHELQETQKKIAMTTIAAPPPPEPGVAPPPAPPPQPPPPPPPPPPPPPPPPPSRCNPLSSLIAIMRKSSKGSKASPKAEQPPVAEGVDDVKVKAVNEMMERIKHGVVLRPVKSQDSKQPPTCEEKPQESAMDELKGILETVKRSPSRGSQEAGPSPSGKKDSELEVILRRRRNKAGEAGSGDEREGQMSNVSSSDSLNGRRTSSDSGKDPEGPGGLSVPSEPAGPRVGPERRGSGPGPIVARRKSSDTGREPRVGSWQERRSCSSLSEKETAESPVSNGCVSSAGEEDKSVTEKCVQSNGVDHGEDAHAAVCAGPVYGSADAEC, encoded by the exons TGTCTCAGATGGTGATTGAGGAGGTGAGCGTTCTGCAGACTCAGCTGGAGATCGAGAAGTCGTGCCGGGAAAATGCAGAGGCTCTGGCCACAAAG ctCAACTGTGAGAACAGGAAGTTGAAGTACCTGAGCCTGTCTTCTCGGCCGTGTTTGGACGAGCTGCTTCCCAGCATCTCAGACTGCATCGCACTGGAGACCGACGCCGACGCCGACGCAGACGCTGCGGACAGCAGCCCCGACAACTTCACACAGTATCAGCAGCAGGTTAAAG AGCTGAGGGAGACAGTGAACAGCctgctggaggagaagaagaattTTGTTTGTCAGATCCATGACCAGCAGAGACGGATAGAAGAGCTGATCACACAG TCGGAGAAAGATCAGGCAGAGATGAAGGAGCTTCGTGAAACTGTGGAGCAGCAACGAAAATCCATCAAGAGATTTAACAGAG TCTCCATGATGGCGGCCCAGGAGTACGAGGGGATGAAGGAGCAGCTGGGCCTGGAGCAGAGCCTGCGAGTTACAGCTGAGACCTACGCGCATGAG ATGCTGGTGAAGCAGAAGGAGGCCAATAGGCAGagtatgctgctgctgcagagtgtTGAGCCCAGCGTTCAGCTCCTGAAAGCTCTGGAGGACGTCGCCGCCATCACCAAAACCCTGGAGGAGGAGCGTCTGCAGCATCAGCAGAAG gtgcagAGTATGGAGGCTCAGCTGGAGCAGAGCTGTGTGAAGAAGCAGCTGGAGACTCTGCAGAGgcagctggagctgctggaggtagagaagaaggaggtggagggacGACTGGAGCAGGCGGAGAAGAAGAGCGAGGAGCTGCAGAACAGAG TCCACGAGCTCCAGGAGACCCAGAAAAAGATCGCCATGACGACCATCGCAGCACCACCTCCCCCCGAACCTGGGGTGGCGCCGCCTCCCGCCCCTCCCCCACagccacctcctccccctcctcctccccctccaccgCCTCCTCCGCCTCCCCCATCGAGATGCAACCCCCTCAG CTCTCTGATAGCCATCATGAGGAAGTCTTCAAAAGGCTCTAAAGCCTCTCCGAAGGCAGAACAGCCTCCAG TTGCCGAGGGCGTGGACGATGTGAAAGTGAAGGCGGTGAATGAGATGATGGAGAGGATCAAACACGGCGTCGTCCTGCGGCCCGTCAAGAGTCAGGACAGCAAG caacCACCAACGTGTGAGGAGAAGCCACAGGAGAGCGCCATGGACGAACTGAAAGGCATCCTG GAGACGGTGAAGAGGAGCCCAAGCAGAGGCTCCCAGGAGGCAGGGCCATCTCCGTCGGGGAAGAAGGACAGTGAGCTGGAGGTCATCCTGAGACGCAGACGCAACAAGGCGGGAGAGGCCGGCTCCGGAG ATGAGCGCGAGGGCCAGATGAGCAACGTCTCCTCCTCCGACAGCCTGAACGGGAGGCGCACCAGCAGCGACTCGGGCAAAGATCCAGAGGGGCCGGGGGGGCTGAGCGTCCCCTCCGAGCCGGCGGGACCCAGGGTCGGCCCGGAGAGACGGGGGTCAGGGCCGGGGCCTATCGTGGCCAGGAGGAAGAGTTCTGACACGGGCAGAGAGCCCAGAGTGGGCTCCTGGCAGGAGAGGAGGTCCTGCAGCTCTCTGTCTGAGAAGGAAACAGCAGAGTCTCCGGTCAGCAACGGCTGCGTCAGCAG TGCGGGGGAGGAGGATAAAAGTGTGACGGAGAAGTGTGTCCAGTCAAACGGAGTCGACCACGGCGAGGATGCACACGCCGCCGTCTGCGCCGGTCCGGTCTACGGCAGCGCCGACGCCGAGTGCTAG